The following proteins come from a genomic window of Gossypium raimondii isolate GPD5lz chromosome 5, ASM2569854v1, whole genome shotgun sequence:
- the LOC105770619 gene encoding protein IQ-DOMAIN 9, whose translation MGSGNLFKSIINIVKDDNSKKVKGSSASEKSSGFKWKKHQQKASTRPGLISGNSNTLGMPIEDLAATRIQTAFRAYRARKQLRRLKGIVRLQAQTLNSSIKKQATTTLNYLHSWSIIQAQIRARRLCMVTEGHLRQKKIANQIKLEAKLHDIEVEWSCGPETMEEILTKIHHREEAAIKRERTMAYAFSHQWRAPNSDNNGIGNYELAKANWGWSWVERWIAVRPWESRLPAQSITPKKPLNRQINKASKNSSSPKPKPKPHFSNEKETMKMKPRRLSYPGAEKPAARQQSTKAEEENNKKGERVV comes from the exons ATGGGTTCTGGAAACTTGTTCAAgtcaataataaatatagtgAAAGATGACAACTCAAAGAAAGTAAAG GGGTCTTCTGCTTCTGAAAAATCCAGTGGCTTCAAATGGAAGAAACACCAGCAAAAGGCATCCACTAGACCAGGTCTAATTAGCGGAAATTCTAATACTCTTGGCATGCCAATTGAGGACTTGGCAGCTACTAGGATTCAAACTGCATTCAGGGCCTATAGA GCTCGAAAACAATTACGTCGATTGAAAGGTATTGTAAGATTGCAGGCTCAAACCCTAAATAGTTCCATCAAAAAGCAAGCTACAACAACATTAAATTATCTTCACTCGTGGAGCATCATACAGGCTCAAATAAGAGCTCGTCGACTCTGTATGGTAACAGAAGGCCATCTTAGACAGAAGAAAATAGCAAATCAGATAAAGCTTGAGGCAAAGCTACATGACATAGAG GTAGAATGGTCTTGCGGCCCTGAAACAATGGAGGAAATTCTCACAAAAATACATCATAGAGAAGAAGCAGCCATTAAGCGGGAACGAACTATGGCATATGCCTTTTCCCATCAA TGGAGGGCCCCCAATTCTGACAATAATGGGATTGGCAATTACGAGCTTGCTAAAGCTAATTGGGGTTGGAGCTGGGTGGAACGCTGGATTGCTGTTCGTCCATGGGAAAGTCGCCTCCCTGCTCAGTCTATTACCCCTAAGAAGCCGCTGAACAGACAGATAAACAAGGCTAGTAAAAACTCGAGTTCACCGAAACCAAAACCGAAACCCCATTTTTCTAATGAGAAGGAAACCATGAAGATGAAGCCTAGGAGGCTGTCTTACCCTGGTGCTGAGAAACCAGCTGCACGTCAACAAAGCACCAAGGCTGAAGAAGAGAACAATAAAAAGGGAGAGAGAGTGGTTTAG
- the LOC105765961 gene encoding uncharacterized protein LOC105765961 produces MCSNNTSNNVGVGWVANASEVLGVHGEYGSCSSRKEKNQRIPKRGPGVAELEKILREQGKSDGIEKGNINNGGVPSSCVAPSNSLPRRATTYLRNIPSPRTPPPLPPPSMTLHVNGTGAENMCGNSRSKGVYISGSGIFLPEKVFLPVTWGSSETRDGPEPAKMAAGFSFPNPKLVSNRSDQNMFPPPMLQMNHGTCAHPSMIGIKKFKQMNLFPRSGISSSSSSAGVYQYHHVELPSTQKSCHSYISTVLAEKHKACVNLITVQFLVIFVLIIYF; encoded by the exons ATGTGTAGCAACAATACAAGCAACAACGTTGGTGTGGGATGGGTTGCCAATGCGAGTGAAGTGCTGGGCGTTCATGGCGAGTATGGAAGTTGTAGTTCAAGGAAGGAGAAGAACCAAAGAATCCCCAAAAGAGGACCTGGAGTGGCTGAACTAGAAAAGATATTGCGAGAACAAGGGAAAAGCGATGGtatagagaaaggaaatatAAATAATGGTGGGGTCCCTTCTTCATGCGTAGCTCCCTCAAATTCTTTACCAAGAAGGGCTACTACTTATCTTCGTAACATTCCTAGCCCTAGGACTCCACCACCTCTTCCTCCTCCTTCGATGACCCTCCATGTTAACGGAACTGGTGCTGAAAATATGTGCGGTAACAGTCGTAGTAAAGGTGTCTATATTAGCGGATCCGGTATATTTTTGCCTGAAAAAGTCTTTTTGCCTGTAACGTGGGGCTCCTCTGAGACAAGGGACGGCCCGGAACCTGCTAAAATGGCTGCTGGTTTTTCATTTCCCAATCCCAAACTTGTCTCTAACCGATCTGATCAAAACATGTTTCCTCCTCCTATGTTGCAAATGAACCATGGCACTTGCGCCCATCCTTCAATG attggCATAAAGAAGTTCAAACAGATGAATCTTTTTCCGAGATCAGgaatttcatcttcttcatcatccGCAGGGGTGTATCAGTATCATCACGTAGAGCTCCCTTCAACCCAAAAATCTTGTCACAGCTACATATCTACAGTACTGGCTGAGAAACACAAGGCATGTGTAAATTTAATTACCGTCcaatttttagttatatttgtattaattatatacttttga